In Colletotrichum destructivum chromosome 8, complete sequence, the following proteins share a genomic window:
- a CDS encoding Putative purine-cytosine permease, producing MKGFNRDELRLRCTSVKAWELPRHSSSALAPEGVWTNEDMDPVKPEDQTWSIWTILAYWSSDLMNLSTLQTAGSILAVGLSWRESIPIMFVGTTCIAVAMVLNGAIGSRLHLPFSVIAAGSFGYWFRYFAIVSRAVLAMFWLGVQCANGSYCITIMLSAWAPSYARIPNTLPESAGITSMGMCSFFLFWILQLPMLLIHPTKLRPLFYVKLIATPAVVLGTLGWAVKKAGGGGEIFKLQPEVPKGTAQYAWLWLSCMSSVTGQWATMGVNIPDFLRYSKSPNGQLVQLPFVPLVFTLCGTMGIITTSATKTFHGEYLWNPLDIVSLWLENGSGGRCAAFFAAFAWFIATVGTNVTANSISAANDLTIMFPRYVNIKRGSLIAAVIGGWVLVPWKILASATTFLNFMGAYAVFLAPISGILAADFWIVKGQKYDLPGLYDPHGRYRYVAGCNWRAFVAFIVPVAPSLPGMALAISGYPAVQISEGAQHLYSFDWLFGFVVSIFLYTTLSWLAPAKETLVERTIWTKDGADIEATSRGSDVEDPKLPEKGHTTATRAISDDDKVL from the exons ATGAAGGGTTTCAATCGAGACGAGTTGAGGCTACGTTGTACCTCGGTCAAGGCATGGGAGCTTCCCCGGCACTCTAGTAGTGCTCTCGCCCCTGAGGGAGTATGG ACGAACGAGGACATGGACCCTGTCAAGCCGGAGGACCAAACCTGGAGCATCTGGACCATCCTCGCTTACTGGAGCAGCGATCTCATGAACCTTTCGACGTTGCAGACGGCAGGTTCAATCCTCGCGGTGGGCCTGTCGTGGCGAGAGAGCATTCCCATCATGTTTGTGGGAACGACCTGCATCGCCGTGGCCATGGTCCTCAACGGTGCCATAGGCAGCAGGCTGCATCTGCCTTTCAGCGTCATCGCAGCGGGCTCCTTTGGCTACTGGTTCCGGTACTTTGCGATTGTGAGCCGGGCGGTTCTCGCCATGTTCTGGCTAGGCGTCCAGTGTGCCAACGGCTCGTATTGCATCACCATCATGCTGAGCGCCTGGGCTCCTTCTTACGCAAGAATCCCCAACACGCTGCCCGAATCGGCCGGCATCACTTCCATGGGGATGTGCTC tttcttcctcttctggaTACTCCAGCTGCCGATGCTACTCATACACCCGACAAAGCTTCGTCCGCTCTTCTACGTTAAACTCATCGCCACcccggccgtcgtcctcggcacACTGGGCTGGGCGgtcaagaaggccggcggcggcggcgagatcTTCAAGCTGCAGCCCGAGGTCCCCAAGGGGACGGCGCAATACGCCTGGCTGTGGCTGAGCTGCATGTCGAGCGTCACGGGGCAGTGGGCGACCATGGGGGTGAACATCCCCGACTTTCTGCGCTACAGCAAGAGCCCCAATGGGCAGCTGGTGCAACTTCCCTTCGTCCCTTTGGTCTTCACCCTGTGCGGCACCATGGGGATCAtcacgacgtcggcgaccaAGACGTTCCACGGAGAGTATCTTTGGAACCCGCTTGATATCGTCAGTCTCTGGCTGGAGAACGGTTCCGGCGGGCGCTGCGCCGCTTTCTTCGCCGCTTTCGCATGGTTCATCGCGACG GTGGGAACCAACGTGACGGCAAACTCCATCAGCGCAGCCAACGACCTGACAATCATGTTCCCACGCTATGTCAATATCAAGCGGGGTTCATTGATAGCAGCCGTGATCGGAGGCTGGGTCCTTGTTCCTTGGAAGATCCTGGCCAGCGCCACTACCTTTCTCAACTTCATGGGCGCCTATGCCGTGTTCCTGGCTCCGATCAGTGGGATCCTCGCGGCCGACTTCTGGATCGTAAAAGGTCAGAAATACGACCTGCCCG GCCTGTACGATCCTCATGGCCGTTATAGATACGTAGCAGGGTGTAACTGGCGGGCCTTCGTCGCCTTCATCGTGCCGGTGGCCCCTAGCCTGCCCGGCATGGCTTTGGCCATCAGCGGCTACCCGGCGGTCCAGATTTCCGAGGGCGCACAGCATCTGTACAGCTTCGACTGGctctttggcttcgtcgTGTCAATCTTCCTATACACCACCCTGAGCTGGCTTGCACCCGCAAAGGAGACGCTGGTTGAGCGGACGATCTGGACGAAGGACGGGGCCGACATCGAGGCGACAAGTCGTGGCAGCGATGTCGAGGACCCCAAGTTGCCGGAAAAGGGGCACACGACAGCGACACGTGCcatctcggacgacgacaaagtATTGTAA
- a CDS encoding Putative transaldolase/Fructose-6-phosphate aldolase, aldolase-type TIM barrel has protein sequence MTSQDGSLLDVLRSVSQVDCDTLDVDVAAELGPFRDHTSNQAIAYNELTKTTPDGKLHHEKLIRDSVEDAHGWAHAAWPDIDPILLAVDIMMVRLSLQFIPYLTGYFHIQTNTQWSYSVEKTCKNAERIVDIFKKLEPNLDTARICIKIPASWEGISACRVLEKKGIHTLATTMFCMEQAALAADAGCTYIAPYVNELKVHFVPGYVDDHKAFDFCRQAQLYYAETKAKTQVLAASLTSVAEVMQLAGIQHVTVSPPLLRALAARSASSWTEQVGEYFAAGPDQPWAKDFEAALKDESQWRIAFTRSGNGKYEEKLIQAINIFSDKQDALEELAHRFV, from the exons ATGACTTCGCAAGACGGCTCCCTCTTGGATGTGCTGAGGTCCGTAAGCCAAGTTGACTGTGACACTCTTGACGTTGATG TCGCTGCGGAGCTGGGTCCCTTCAGAGACCACACGTCCAACCAAGCAATTGCATACAATGAGCTCACTAAGACCACCCCAGACGGCAAGCTGCATCACGAGAAGCTCATCCGAGACTCCGTAGAGGACGCCCATGGCTGGGCTCACGCCGCATGGCCAGACATTGACCCCATTCTCCTGGCAGTCGACATCATG ATGGTCCGGCTGTCCCTTCAATTCATCCCGTATTTGACGGGCTACTTTCACATTCAGACCAACACCCAGTGGTCGTACTCAGTTGAAAAGACCTGCAAGAACGCCGAGA GGATTGTCGACATATTCAAGAAGCTGGAGCCCAACTTAGACACCGCAAGAATTTGCATCAAAATCCCCGCGAGCTGGGAGGGAATCTCCGCCTGCCGCGTCCTTGAGAAGAAAGGCATCCACACCCTTGCAACAACAATGTTCTGTATGGAGCAAGCTGCATTGGCTGCCGATGCCGGATGTACCTACATTGCCCCGTACGTCAACGAGCTCAAGGTTCATTTTGTCCCTGG ATACGTGGACGACCACAAGGCCTTTGATTTCTGCAGGCAGGCGCAACTTTACTACGCCGAGACGAAGGCCAAGACGCAGGTACTCGCTGCCAGTCTGACATCCGTTGCCGAGGTGATGCAGCTGGCTGGCATCCAGCATGTCACCGTATCGCCGCCTCTTCTTCGGGCTCTCGCTGCACGGTCGGCGTCGAGTTGGACGGAGCAAGTCGGCGAGTATTTTGCGGCCGGCCCGGACCAACCCTGGGCCAAGGACTTCGAGGCAGCTCTCAAGGATGAAAGTCAGTGGCGCATTGCCTTCACTCGAAGCGGGAACGGAAAGTATGAGGAGAAGCTCATCCAGGCCATCAATATCTTTTCGGACAAGCAGGATGCCCTCGAAGAGCTCGCGCACCGCTTCGTTTAA